Proteins encoded by one window of Govania unica:
- a CDS encoding SDR family oxidoreductase — protein sequence MGDAMKQGHLFCFGYGLSAATLGPLLLSEGWRVTGTVRSAEKAARLAAQGVTPMVWEAGAPLPADALDGVTHILISILPDAGGDRVARALGARIATLPGLEWVGYLSTTGVYGDRGGGWIDEDSDLAPVSERGRQRLQAERDWQGIPGLPLQIFRLAGIYGPGRNQLEKLRAGTARRVIKPGHLFCRIHVADVAEVLRASIRRPDPGRVYNLADDEPAPPQDVVSFAAELLGVPPPPAELLDEAGMSEKSRSFYGATKRVHNDRIKLELGVKLKYPSYREGLRALKDA from the coding sequence ATGGGCGACGCGATGAAACAGGGCCATCTCTTTTGCTTCGGCTATGGCTTGTCGGCGGCGACCCTTGGGCCTTTGCTGTTGTCTGAAGGCTGGCGCGTCACCGGCACCGTGCGCAGCGCCGAAAAAGCCGCTCGCCTTGCCGCACAGGGTGTGACGCCTATGGTCTGGGAGGCCGGAGCCCCGCTGCCCGCTGACGCCCTTGACGGCGTGACCCATATCCTGATTTCGATCCTGCCCGACGCAGGCGGCGACCGCGTTGCCCGCGCGCTTGGGGCCCGAATTGCCACCCTGCCCGGGCTCGAATGGGTCGGCTATCTCTCGACCACAGGCGTTTACGGTGATCGTGGCGGCGGCTGGATCGATGAGGACTCGGACCTTGCCCCGGTCAGCGAGCGCGGACGGCAGCGGTTGCAGGCCGAGCGCGACTGGCAGGGCATTCCCGGCCTGCCGCTTCAGATCTTCCGCTTGGCGGGGATTTATGGCCCCGGCCGCAACCAGCTTGAAAAGCTGCGCGCGGGCACGGCGCGGCGGGTGATCAAGCCTGGCCATCTGTTCTGCCGCATCCATGTGGCTGACGTGGCCGAGGTGCTCCGCGCTTCCATCCGCCGCCCTGATCCGGGCCGGGTCTATAACCTTGCCGATGACGAACCCGCGCCGCCGCAGGACGTGGTGAGTTTTGCCGCCGAACTGCTTGGGGTGCCGCCGCCACCGGCCGAACTGCTTGACGAGGCCGGGATGAGCGAAAAATCCCGCAGCTTTTACGGCGCCACCAAGCGCGTCCATAACGACCGCATCAAATTGGAACTTGGCGTAAAGCTCAAATATCCAAGCTACCGCGAGGGATTGCGCGCCCTAAAGGACGCTTAA
- a CDS encoding tetratricopeptide repeat protein gives MTKAWVAVVFGLLATGAVAQPSAPAPAYENPFQNLSRPDAARYKACLTQAETNPKAALEAGFLWKDHDGGVPAKHCIGAALAALDRYPEAAAWFEEAASDVSSGRGLEAKGVTGSPLLAARLRDQAGNAWMLSKHYDRAYKAFTEALALAPAKSVLAQDAVFDRALAAAALRNYKQAASDLTQVILADRERDDALTLRAAAHRALGETDLALADLGRALAINPENADALMERGNLRYEDGDHDGARLDWIHVLVFDPGSDLADQALDNLEMLRIKG, from the coding sequence ATGACCAAAGCCTGGGTTGCGGTTGTTTTCGGATTGTTGGCGACGGGCGCGGTGGCGCAACCGTCCGCACCAGCGCCTGCGTATGAAAATCCATTCCAAAATCTGAGCCGCCCGGATGCCGCCCGTTACAAAGCCTGTCTTACGCAGGCGGAAACCAACCCGAAAGCCGCCCTTGAGGCTGGATTTCTGTGGAAAGATCATGACGGCGGGGTTCCGGCCAAACATTGCATCGGCGCGGCGCTCGCTGCCCTCGACCGCTACCCCGAAGCCGCCGCCTGGTTCGAGGAGGCGGCGAGCGATGTAAGCTCCGGTCGCGGGCTTGAGGCCAAGGGTGTGACCGGGTCTCCACTTCTCGCCGCGCGGCTTCGCGATCAGGCCGGCAATGCCTGGATGCTGTCGAAACATTATGACCGGGCCTATAAGGCGTTCACCGAAGCTTTGGCGCTCGCCCCTGCCAAAAGCGTGCTGGCGCAGGATGCGGTCTTTGACCGTGCGCTGGCGGCGGCAGCCTTGCGCAATTACAAACAGGCGGCGAGCGATCTCACGCAGGTGATCCTGGCCGACCGCGAGCGGGACGACGCTCTGACCTTGCGCGCGGCGGCGCACCGGGCGCTCGGGGAAACGGATCTTGCCCTCGCCGATCTCGGGCGGGCGCTCGCAATCAACCCCGAAAATGCCGACGCCCTGATGGAGCGCGGCAATCTCCGCTATGAAGATGGCGACCATGACGGCGCGCGGCTCGATTGGATTCACGTGCTGGTCTTTGATCCGGGCTCGGATCTCGCCGATCAGGCGCTCGACAATCTCGAAATGCTGCGGATCAAGGGCTGA
- the queG gene encoding tRNA epoxyqueuosine(34) reductase QueG — MDPRFRRDDKKDGISDIKARIIAQARELGFDQIGFVRADIDTIPGERLDQFLALGRQGDMDWMTEKADRRRHPQGLWPEARSIIMLAVNYGPETDPRAALEQRDQGVISVYARNKDYHDLVKKRLKALARWIHGTYSAEVKVFVDTAPVMEKPLAERAGLGWQGKHTNLVSRELGSWTFLGSVFTTLEIAPDVREGDHCGQCRRCLDACPTAAFPAPYELDARRCISYLTIEAKEQIPPELRPLMGNRIYGCDDCLAVCPWNKFARAASEAAFHPRESLTAPLLRDLAGLDDAGFRAFFAGSPIKRVGRDRFTRNVLVAIGNSHDPDLAPAAEALLGDPAPLVRGMAVWALRQLLSADTFAALKAKQLPQEADPDVSAEWLSP; from the coding sequence ATGGATCCCCGCTTTCGCAGGGATGACAAAAAAGACGGGATCAGTGACATCAAGGCACGGATAATTGCCCAGGCTCGTGAGCTTGGGTTCGATCAGATTGGCTTTGTCCGCGCCGATATCGATACCATCCCCGGCGAGCGGCTCGACCAGTTTCTGGCCCTCGGACGTCAGGGCGACATGGACTGGATGACGGAAAAAGCCGACCGCCGCCGCCATCCGCAGGGGCTTTGGCCCGAGGCCCGCAGCATCATCATGCTGGCGGTTAATTACGGACCCGAAACGGACCCGCGCGCCGCCCTCGAACAGCGCGATCAGGGGGTGATTTCGGTCTATGCCCGCAACAAGGATTACCATGATCTGGTGAAAAAGCGCCTGAAGGCGCTGGCGCGCTGGATCCATGGGACCTATAGCGCCGAGGTCAAGGTGTTCGTCGACACCGCACCGGTGATGGAAAAGCCGCTGGCCGAACGCGCCGGGCTGGGTTGGCAGGGCAAGCATACCAATTTGGTGTCGCGGGAACTTGGGTCCTGGACCTTCCTTGGCAGCGTGTTCACCACCCTTGAGATTGCCCCGGACGTCCGCGAGGGCGACCATTGCGGCCAGTGCCGTCGCTGTCTTGACGCCTGCCCCACGGCGGCCTTCCCGGCCCCCTATGAGCTCGATGCCCGGCGCTGCATTTCCTATCTGACCATCGAGGCCAAGGAGCAGATTCCGCCCGAACTGCGGCCGCTTATGGGCAACCGCATTTATGGCTGTGACGATTGTCTGGCCGTCTGCCCCTGGAACAAATTCGCCCGCGCGGCAAGCGAAGCCGCCTTTCACCCGCGTGAAAGCCTGACGGCCCCCTTGCTGCGCGATCTTGCAGGCCTCGATGACGCGGGGTTCCGGGCCTTTTTCGCCGGATCGCCTATCAAGCGCGTGGGCCGCGACCGCTTTACCCGCAATGTGCTGGTGGCCATCGGCAACAGCCATGATCCTGACCTCGCCCCGGCGGCCGAAGCCTTGCTTGGCGACCCCGCGCCGCTCGTGCGGGGCATGGCGGTGTGGGCGCTCAGGCAGCTTTTAAGCGCTGACACCTTTGCAGCGCTTAAGGCCAAACAGCTGCCGCAGGAAGCGGACCCGGACGTCTCAGCCGAATGGCTCAGCCCTTGA
- a CDS encoding glutathione S-transferase family protein, with product MRTLYHNWFCPFSRKIRVTLHEKGLDFSMRVENVWERRPEFLALNPACSVPLLQEPDGHRIADNYAITEYLEETYQDQPLMGSTPEERAEVRRLVDWFDSKFHREVGHYLISEKILKRLLRHGSPNSDAIRAASHNIRIHLDYIGYLADRRDWLGGKFFSYADIAAVSHLSVMDYLGAVPWHANESAKNWYMRMKSRPSVRPLLKDVIPGLRPPAHYADLDF from the coding sequence ATGCGCACTCTTTACCACAATTGGTTTTGTCCCTTTTCCCGCAAAATTCGTGTGACCCTTCATGAGAAGGGGCTGGATTTTTCCATGCGGGTCGAGAATGTCTGGGAACGGCGGCCGGAATTTCTGGCGCTCAATCCAGCCTGTTCGGTGCCCCTGTTGCAGGAGCCCGACGGGCATCGCATCGCTGACAATTACGCCATCACCGAATATCTTGAAGAGACCTATCAAGACCAGCCGCTGATGGGGTCGACGCCCGAGGAGCGGGCCGAGGTGCGACGGCTTGTGGACTGGTTCGACAGCAAATTCCACCGCGAGGTCGGGCATTATCTGATTTCGGAAAAAATCCTGAAGCGGCTGCTGCGGCACGGCTCACCCAATTCGGACGCCATCCGCGCGGCGTCGCATAATATCCGCATCCATCTGGATTATATCGGCTATCTGGCGGATCGGCGCGACTGGCTTGGCGGCAAGTTCTTTTCCTATGCCGATATCGCCGCTGTCTCCCATTTATCGGTCATGGACTATCTCGGCGCGGTGCCCTGGCACGCCAATGAGTCGGCCAAGAACTGGTACATGCGCATGAAATCGCGGCCTAGCGTGCGGCCGCTGCTGAAAGACGTGATCCCCGGTCTGCGCCCGCCCGCGCATTATGCAGACCTTGATTTTTAA
- the gltB gene encoding glutamate synthase large subunit yields MTEKTDMNGFEMVAWMEAERERLARDGMYDPADEHDACGVGLVASIDGKPSRRVVQSGIDALKAVWHRGAVDADGKTGDGAGIHVAIPQDFFREQVSRAGHKAKDGKLAVGMIFLPRTDMAAQETCRAIVETEILELDYYIYGWRQVPVNASVTGEKANATRPEIEQIIIGNHKGVDDEQFERELYLIRRKIEKAVLAAHIKDFYVCTLSCRSIIYKGLFLAEQLSVFYPDLLDERFVSNFAIYHQRYSTNTFPTWWLAQPFRMLAHNGEINTIRGNRNWMRNHEIKMAAMAFGEYSDVIKPVIPAGGSDSSSLDAVFEVMVRAGRTAPLVKTLLIPESWSKKTSSMPDAHRAMYAYANSVMEPWDGPAALAATDGRWVVAGLDRNGLRPMRYTITTDGLLVVGSETGMVLVPEAQVKEKGRLGPGQMIGVDLEEGRFFHDRELKDKLAGEHPYQDWVKNFKTFEDIVARKSLTETPTFDKDRLRRYQVTVGMTIEDLELILHPMAEDAKEAIGSMGDDTPLAVLSSQYRPLSHYFRQNFSQVTNPPIDSLREHRVMSLKTRFGNFNNVLDQSESQTNVLVLNSPVLTNAEYDVLLKFWGETAQVIDCTFPVDGGPDALKDAMKRIRSEAEDAVRSGMGQLFLTDEGVNASRAPIPMILAAGGVHSHLMRHGLRSYTSINIRSAECLDTHYFAVLIGVGATTVNAYLAQECIADRQRRGLFGDLSIENCAENFREAINQGLLKIIAKMGISVISSYRGGYNFEAVGLSRALVAEFFPGMPSKISGIGFAGMQKKLLEQHEKAFREDVVTLPIGGLYRYRRGGEVHSFDGQLIHLMQQAVATDSYSLFAKYSQALHDMPPINLRDLLDFKKAATPTSLEEVESITEIRKRFITPGMSLGALSPEAHETLTIAMNRIGAKSSSGEGGEGSERYRPRENGDNPNSPIKQIASGRFGVTAEYLNNCSEIEIKVAQGAKPGEGGQLPSFKVTVEIARLRHSTPGVMLISPPPHHDIYSIEDLAQLIYDLKQINPTARVCVKLVSAAGIGTIAAGVAKAKADVILISGHCGGTGASPQTSIKHAGSPWEMGLSEVHQVLSLNKLRDRVTLRVDGGFKTGRDVVIGALLGAEEYGVGTASLVALGCIMVRQCHSNTCPVGVCTQDGDLRKKFIGTPEKVVNLFSFIAEEVREILASLGARTLDEIIGRSDLLAQVSRGAAHLDDLDLNPLLARADFTPGDRKTRAVWRNPVPDTLDAQMVEDAQAVFEHGEKMQLTYTVRNTQRAIGTRFSSHIVRRFGMTGLKPGHITVRLRGSAGQSLGAFAVQGLKLEVFGDANDYVGKGLSGGTILVRPMTSSPLVSNLNTIIGNTVLYGATSGRLFAAGQAGERFAVRNSGATVVIEGCGANGCEYMTGGTAVILGGVGDNFAAGMTGGMAFVFDEVGNFHTYLNNETVVAERLASAHWEQQLKNLITEHFEETQSPHAENILNNWDEMRQKFWQICPKEMLSRLDYPLSDSAEAQIA; encoded by the coding sequence ATGACAGAGAAAACCGACATGAACGGCTTTGAAATGGTTGCCTGGATGGAAGCCGAACGCGAGCGGCTTGCGCGTGACGGCATGTATGATCCGGCGGATGAGCATGATGCTTGCGGTGTCGGGCTTGTGGCCTCGATCGATGGCAAGCCGAGCCGTCGGGTGGTGCAGAGCGGAATCGATGCCCTGAAAGCCGTGTGGCATCGCGGAGCGGTGGATGCCGATGGCAAGACCGGGGACGGCGCCGGGATCCATGTGGCCATCCCACAGGACTTTTTCCGCGAGCAGGTCTCGCGCGCCGGGCATAAGGCGAAGGACGGCAAGCTTGCCGTCGGCATGATCTTTCTGCCGCGTACCGACATGGCGGCGCAGGAAACCTGCCGCGCCATTGTCGAAACCGAAATTCTGGAGCTTGATTATTACATCTATGGCTGGCGTCAGGTGCCGGTCAATGCCTCAGTCACCGGGGAAAAGGCCAATGCGACCCGGCCGGAAATCGAACAGATCATCATCGGCAACCATAAGGGCGTCGATGACGAGCAGTTCGAACGCGAATTGTATCTGATCCGCCGCAAGATCGAAAAAGCGGTGCTGGCCGCGCATATCAAGGACTTCTACGTCTGCACGCTCAGCTGCCGGTCGATCATCTATAAGGGCCTGTTTCTCGCAGAACAGTTGTCGGTGTTTTATCCCGACCTGCTCGACGAACGCTTCGTGTCGAATTTCGCCATTTATCATCAACGTTATTCGACCAACACCTTCCCCACCTGGTGGCTCGCGCAGCCGTTCCGCATGTTGGCGCATAACGGCGAGATCAACACCATTCGCGGCAACCGCAACTGGATGCGCAACCACGAAATCAAAATGGCCGCCATGGCCTTTGGCGAATATTCGGACGTTATCAAGCCGGTCATCCCGGCGGGCGGATCGGACAGTTCATCCCTGGATGCCGTGTTCGAGGTCATGGTGCGCGCGGGGCGTACCGCGCCGCTTGTGAAAACGCTGCTGATCCCGGAAAGCTGGTCGAAAAAGACTTCATCCATGCCGGATGCGCACCGCGCCATGTATGCCTATGCGAACTCGGTCATGGAGCCGTGGGACGGCCCGGCGGCGCTGGCTGCCACTGACGGTCGCTGGGTGGTTGCGGGGCTCGATCGCAATGGCCTGCGCCCCATGCGTTACACCATCACCACCGATGGTTTGCTGGTCGTCGGCTCGGAAACCGGCATGGTGCTGGTGCCTGAGGCGCAGGTGAAGGAAAAGGGCCGCTTGGGGCCCGGCCAGATGATCGGTGTCGATCTTGAGGAAGGCCGGTTCTTTCATGACCGCGAGCTTAAGGACAAGCTTGCCGGTGAACATCCCTATCAGGATTGGGTCAAGAATTTCAAAACCTTCGAGGATATCGTCGCGCGCAAGTCGCTGACTGAGACCCCGACCTTCGACAAGGATCGCCTGCGCCGCTATCAGGTGACGGTCGGCATGACCATCGAGGATCTGGAGCTGATCCTTCATCCCATGGCCGAGGACGCGAAGGAAGCCATCGGCTCCATGGGCGACGACACCCCGCTTGCGGTGCTGTCGAGCCAATACCGACCCTTGAGCCATTATTTCCGCCAGAATTTCAGCCAGGTCACCAACCCGCCCATCGATTCCTTGCGCGAACATCGCGTCATGAGCCTGAAGACGCGGTTCGGCAATTTCAACAACGTGCTCGACCAAAGCGAAAGTCAGACCAATGTGCTGGTGCTGAATTCGCCGGTGCTGACCAATGCCGAATATGACGTACTGTTGAAATTCTGGGGCGAAACCGCACAGGTCATCGATTGCACCTTCCCGGTAGACGGTGGCCCGGACGCCCTCAAAGACGCCATGAAGCGCATCCGGTCGGAAGCCGAGGACGCCGTGCGTTCGGGCATGGGGCAGTTGTTCCTGACTGACGAAGGCGTGAACGCCAGCCGCGCTCCGATCCCGATGATTCTGGCGGCGGGCGGGGTTCATTCCCATCTGATGCGTCATGGCCTGCGGTCTTATACATCCATCAACATTCGCTCGGCCGAATGTCTCGATACCCATTATTTCGCCGTGCTGATCGGCGTCGGCGCGACCACGGTCAATGCTTATCTCGCGCAGGAATGCATTGCCGACCGCCAGCGGCGCGGGCTGTTTGGCGATCTCAGCATCGAGAACTGCGCCGAGAATTTCCGCGAGGCCATCAATCAGGGCCTGCTGAAGATCATCGCCAAGATGGGGATCTCGGTCATCAGTTCCTATCGCGGCGGTTATAATTTCGAGGCGGTGGGGCTGAGCCGTGCGCTGGTGGCGGAATTCTTCCCCGGCATGCCGTCGAAAATCTCCGGCATCGGTTTCGCCGGGATGCAGAAAAAACTGCTGGAACAGCATGAAAAGGCATTCCGCGAGGATGTGGTGACGCTGCCCATCGGCGGGCTTTATCGCTATCGCCGGGGTGGCGAGGTGCATTCCTTCGATGGCCAACTGATCCATCTGATGCAGCAGGCGGTGGCGACCGACAGCTATTCGCTGTTCGCGAAATATTCGCAGGCGCTGCATGACATGCCGCCGATCAACCTCCGGGATCTGCTGGATTTCAAAAAGGCCGCGACGCCCACGTCCCTGGAAGAAGTCGAGTCGATCACCGAAATCCGCAAGCGCTTCATCACGCCCGGCATGTCGCTTGGCGCCCTGTCGCCCGAGGCCCATGAGACGCTGACCATCGCCATGAACCGCATTGGCGCGAAATCGTCGTCGGGCGAAGGCGGCGAAGGCTCGGAACGTTATCGGCCGCGTGAGAACGGGGACAATCCGAACTCACCGATCAAGCAGATCGCGTCGGGCCGGTTCGGTGTCACGGCCGAATATCTCAACAACTGCTCGGAAATCGAAATCAAGGTGGCGCAGGGCGCGAAGCCCGGCGAAGGCGGCCAGTTGCCGTCCTTCAAGGTGACGGTGGAAATCGCCCGGCTCCGCCATTCGACCCCCGGCGTCATGCTGATCTCGCCGCCGCCGCATCATGACATCTATTCGATCGAGGATCTGGCTCAGCTCATCTATGACCTGAAGCAGATCAACCCCACGGCGCGAGTCTGCGTCAAGCTGGTCTCCGCAGCCGGGATCGGCACCATCGCGGCGGGCGTGGCCAAGGCCAAAGCCGATGTGATCCTGATCTCAGGCCATTGCGGCGGCACTGGCGCGAGCCCGCAGACCAGCATCAAGCATGCGGGGTCCCCTTGGGAAATGGGACTGTCGGAAGTGCATCAGGTGCTGTCGCTCAATAAATTGCGCGACCGGGTGACGCTGCGGGTCGATGGCGGGTTCAAGACCGGCCGTGATGTGGTGATCGGTGCGCTTTTGGGGGCCGAAGAATATGGCGTCGGCACGGCATCGCTTGTGGCCCTTGGCTGCATCATGGTGCGTCAGTGCCATTCAAATACCTGCCCGGTGGGCGTCTGCACCCAGGATGGCGACCTCCGCAAGAAATTCATCGGCACGCCGGAAAAGGTCGTGAACCTGTTTTCTTTCATCGCCGAGGAAGTGCGTGAAATTCTCGCGAGCCTTGGGGCGCGGACGCTGGACGAGATCATCGGCCGCTCGGATCTTCTGGCTCAGGTGAGCCGCGGGGCCGCGCATCTGGATGACCTTGACTTGAACCCGCTGCTGGCCCGGGCCGATTTCACCCCCGGCGACCGCAAGACCCGCGCGGTCTGGCGCAACCCGGTACCGGATACGCTTGACGCGCAAATGGTTGAAGATGCCCAGGCCGTGTTCGAACATGGCGAAAAAATGCAACTGACCTATACGGTCCGGAACACCCAGCGTGCCATCGGCACCCGATTTTCGTCGCATATCGTGCGCCGCTTCGGCATGACCGGCCTGAAGCCCGGCCATATCACCGTGCGGCTTCGCGGCTCGGCGGGCCAGTCGCTTGGCGCTTTCGCGGTTCAGGGGCTGAAGCTTGAAGTGTTCGGCGATGCCAATGACTATGTGGGCAAGGGATTGTCGGGCGGCACCATTCTGGTGCGTCCCATGACCTCAAGCCCCTTGGTCTCGAACCTCAACACCATCATCGGCAACACGGTTCTGTACGGTGCGACCTCGGGCAGGCTGTTCGCCGCGGGACAGGCCGGGGAGCGGTTCGCCGTCCGCAATTCGGGCGCGACCGTGGTAATTGAAGGCTGTGGCGCCAATGGCTGCGAATATATGACCGGCGGCACGGCGGTGATCCTTGGCGGCGTCGGCGACAATTTCGCCGCCGGCATGACCGGGGGCATGGCCTTTGTCTTTGACGAGGTTGGGAATTTCCACACCTATCTCAATAATGAGACGGTGGTGGCCGAACGCCTCGCCTCAGCTCATTGGGAACAGCAGCTGAAGAACCTCATCACCGAACATTTTGAGGAAACCCAGTCACCGCACGCTGAAAATATTCTCAACAACTGGGATGAAATGCGGCAGAAATTCTGGCAGATCTGCCCCAAAGAAATGCTCAGCCGCCTTGACTATCCGCTGTCGGACAGTGCCGAGGCGCAGATCGCCTGA
- a CDS encoding NAD(P)-dependent oxidoreductase, with protein MAQKMLKFVSLAQAMPDKRKATDRTNDFQEIYQRFATDKASEQASRCSQCGIPYCQIHCPLQNNIPDWLKLTAEGRLEEAYELSSATNTFPEMCGRICPQDRLCEGNCVIEKDFSSVTIGSVEKYITDTAWEKGWVKTFAPKTENGLSVGIIGAGPGGLAAAESLRRKGYAVHVYDRHDRVGGLLVYGIPGFKLEKDIVLRRQKQYEDSGVQFHLNFEVGRDATLQDLRARHDSVIIATGVYKARDVQVPGAGLKNVVAALDYLIASNRKSLGDAVPAFDSGALDAKGKHVVVIGGGDTAMDCVRTAVRQGALSVKCLYRRDKDNMPGSMREVANAEEEGVEFVWLSAPLGFTGKDGQAKDGAGDVAGVIVQKMRLGAPDATGRRSPEPIKDHHETIPADLVIKALGFDPENLPVLFKAPELAVTRWGTVKADHSTAMTNLDGVFAVGDIVRGASLVVWAIRDGREAATSVHQYLQARASLRAAAE; from the coding sequence ATGGCGCAGAAAATGCTAAAATTCGTCTCCCTCGCCCAAGCCATGCCCGACAAACGCAAGGCCACGGACCGGACGAATGACTTTCAGGAGATCTACCAGCGCTTCGCCACCGACAAGGCAAGCGAACAAGCCTCACGCTGTTCGCAATGCGGCATCCCCTATTGCCAGATCCATTGCCCGCTGCAGAACAATATCCCCGACTGGCTCAAGCTGACGGCTGAAGGCCGGCTTGAGGAAGCCTATGAATTGTCGAGCGCGACCAATACCTTCCCCGAGATGTGCGGCCGCATCTGCCCGCAGGATCGGCTGTGCGAAGGCAATTGCGTGATCGAAAAGGATTTCAGTTCCGTCACCATCGGCTCGGTCGAAAAATACATCACCGATACCGCCTGGGAAAAAGGCTGGGTCAAGACCTTTGCCCCCAAAACCGAAAACGGCCTGTCGGTCGGCATCATCGGCGCCGGCCCGGGCGGCCTCGCCGCGGCCGAGAGCCTGCGCCGCAAGGGCTATGCCGTCCATGTCTATGACCGCCATGACCGCGTTGGCGGATTGCTGGTCTATGGCATCCCGGGCTTCAAGCTTGAAAAGGACATCGTGCTCCGCCGTCAGAAGCAATATGAGGATAGCGGGGTTCAGTTCCATCTCAATTTCGAAGTCGGCCGCGACGCCACGCTGCAGGATCTGCGCGCCCGCCATGACAGCGTCATCATCGCCACCGGCGTCTATAAGGCGCGCGATGTTCAGGTGCCGGGCGCGGGACTGAAGAATGTGGTCGCCGCCCTCGATTATCTCATCGCCTCGAACCGCAAAAGCCTCGGCGATGCCGTGCCTGCGTTCGACAGCGGCGCGCTTGATGCCAAGGGCAAGCATGTGGTCGTGATCGGCGGCGGCGACACCGCCATGGATTGCGTGCGCACCGCCGTGCGTCAGGGTGCGCTTTCGGTCAAATGCCTCTATCGCCGCGACAAGGACAATATGCCGGGCTCCATGCGCGAAGTCGCGAACGCCGAAGAAGAAGGCGTCGAGTTCGTCTGGCTGTCAGCTCCCCTGGGCTTCACCGGCAAGGATGGGCAGGCGAAAGATGGCGCGGGCGACGTTGCCGGCGTGATCGTCCAGAAAATGCGTCTCGGCGCGCCCGACGCAACCGGCCGCCGCTCGCCCGAACCGATCAAGGATCACCACGAAACCATCCCGGCCGATCTGGTGATCAAGGCCCTTGGATTCGATCCTGAAAATCTGCCGGTACTGTTCAAGGCCCCGGAGCTCGCGGTCACCCGCTGGGGCACGGTGAAGGCCGATCACAGCACCGCCATGACCAATCTGGATGGCGTGTTCGCCGTCGGCGATATCGTGCGCGGCGCGTCTCTGGTGGTCTGGGCCATCCGTGACGGACGGGAGGCGGCGACGAGCGTTCACCAGTATTTACAGGCGCGGGCCAGCCTCAGGGCCGCAGCCGAATAA
- a CDS encoding complex I NDUFA9 subunit family protein, with product MAGRPMTGQLVTVFGGSGFLGRSIVKRLAEAGSRVRVAVRNPNSALFLKPMGSVGQIQIVQANIRHQGSVAAAVAGADAVINLVGVLYESGPQSFADIHSAGAAHVAAAATAAGVKRLVQVSALGANPQSDSAYARTKAAGESAAREAFPGVTILRPSVVFGPDDNFLNRFARLAKFTPALPLIGGGKTRFQPVYVGDVAEAVVTILLRPQTAGKTFELGGPRVYSFREILTYLLKEIGRERMLISLPFGLARFQAAFLGLLPKPLLTLDQVRLLAHDNVTSGETAGFAELGIQPTSLEVIAPTYLGRYRSKGEFAPLRAH from the coding sequence ATGGCTGGACGCCCCATGACTGGACAGCTTGTGACGGTTTTCGGCGGTTCGGGGTTTCTCGGGCGCAGCATTGTCAAGCGCCTGGCGGAAGCCGGGAGCCGCGTGCGCGTTGCCGTGCGTAACCCGAATTCGGCCCTGTTCCTGAAGCCCATGGGCTCGGTCGGCCAGATCCAGATCGTTCAGGCCAATATCCGCCATCAGGGTTCGGTGGCCGCCGCCGTCGCCGGGGCTGACGCGGTTATCAATCTTGTAGGCGTGCTTTATGAAAGCGGTCCTCAGAGTTTCGCGGACATCCACAGCGCAGGCGCCGCTCATGTGGCAGCCGCCGCGACCGCCGCCGGGGTCAAGCGGCTGGTGCAGGTGTCGGCCCTTGGCGCCAATCCACAGTCAGACTCGGCCTATGCGCGAACCAAGGCCGCAGGCGAGAGCGCCGCGCGGGAGGCTTTTCCCGGCGTCACCATCCTGCGCCCGAGCGTGGTGTTCGGCCCTGATGACAATTTCCTCAATCGCTTTGCCCGTCTGGCCAAATTTACCCCGGCCCTGCCGCTGATCGGCGGCGGCAAGACCCGGTTTCAGCCGGTCTATGTGGGTGATGTGGCCGAGGCCGTGGTCACCATCCTGTTGCGCCCGCAAACAGCAGGCAAGACGTTTGAGCTCGGCGGTCCGCGCGTCTATAGCTTCCGCGAGATCCTGACCTATCTGCTGAAGGAAATCGGGCGCGAGCGGATGCTGATCAGCCTGCCCTTCGGCCTGGCCCGGTTTCAGGCCGCCTTCCTTGGCCTGCTGCCCAAACCGCTTTTGACCTTGGATCAGGTGCGCCTGCTTGCCCACGACAATGTGACGAGCGGGGAGACCGCAGGCTTTGCCGAGCTTGGCATCCAGCCCACCTCGCTTGAAGTCATTGCCCCGACCTATCTCGGCCGTTACCGCAGCAAGGGCGAATTTGCTCCGCTCCGCGCGCACTGA